The DNA sequence GCGACCCGATCTTCGCCCTGGAACGCATGCTGACCGTCATCGCCACGCGACGCCCCTTCGGAGAGGAATCATGAGACTGCTGCTCATCCGCCACGGACAGACGCCGAGCAACGTGATCGGCGCGCTCGACACCGGGCGTCCGGGGCCGGGTCTCACCCCGCTCGGCCATGCTCAGGCATCGGCGATCCCGGCGGCTCTGACCGGTGAGCGCGTCGACGCGATCTACGCCTCGCCGCTGGTCCGCACGCAGCTCACCGCCACCCCGCTCGCCGAGGATCGCGGGCTGGAGATCGAGATCGTCGAGGGCCTGGAGGAGATCTCGGCCGGCCGGTGGGAGATGCACAGCGACCGCGAGGCGATCGAAGGCTACGTGAACGCCGCCCGACGGTGGCTCACCGGTGAGCTCGACGTCGCGATCGAGGGCGGAGAGAGCGGCA is a window from the Microbacterium sp. LWO14-1.2 genome containing:
- a CDS encoding histidine phosphatase family protein translates to MRLLLIRHGQTPSNVIGALDTGRPGPGLTPLGHAQASAIPAALTGERVDAIYASPLVRTQLTATPLAEDRGLEIEIVEGLEEISAGRWEMHSDREAIEGYVNAARRWLTGELDVAIEGGESGTDFLARYDSAIAHVASRNVGGAAVVVSHGAAIRVWAAARLDGIDLDDAVHWRLYNTGMCVLDGDPESGWRLVSWRQEPLGGLDLEDPSALDVPAEPVGEPGEPVETPAG